In Nitrospirota bacterium, a genomic segment contains:
- a CDS encoding M28 family peptidase: MRSCWRSSPIGGSAPRSSPSIVQDRLREHVMALVGERHPVSSPATLAQADQYLVDQFRSLGLIVTGHPFAAYGRTFRNVIATLTGTDASAAPLLIAAHYDTVIGSPGADDNASGLAVLLETARSLKHRPLIHDVQFIGFCLEEENLLGSRAYAAHLRTTNQPIQGMIALECMGYASAEPGSQRIPPGVPIPVPTTGDFLGVIGNEAAAHLVTALAQAAKGLVPELKTVPLLVPGRGEQLPDSRRSDHAAFWDEDYPAVMLTDTADFRNPHYHRPTDTIETLDFAFMELVVDCLAAATVRLATIKEQPAP, from the coding sequence ATGCGATCTTGCTGGAGATCTTCACCGATCGGGGGATCGGCACCGAGATCGTCTCCTAGCATCGTGCAGGATCGCCTCCGCGAACATGTGATGGCGCTCGTCGGTGAACGGCACCCTGTTTCTTCCCCGGCTACACTCGCGCAAGCAGACCAGTACCTCGTCGACCAGTTCCGGAGCCTGGGGCTGATCGTGACCGGCCACCCCTTCGCCGCCTATGGCAGGACCTTCCGCAACGTGATCGCCACGCTCACGGGAACGGACGCGTCGGCGGCTCCGCTTCTCATCGCGGCCCATTATGACACGGTCATTGGTTCGCCGGGCGCGGACGACAATGCCAGCGGCCTGGCCGTGCTGCTGGAAACGGCCAGGAGCCTCAAGCATCGCCCGCTGATTCACGATGTGCAGTTCATCGGCTTTTGTCTGGAGGAAGAGAACCTGCTCGGCAGCCGGGCCTATGCGGCTCATCTGCGGACGACGAACCAGCCGATTCAGGGGATGATCGCGCTGGAATGTATGGGCTATGCCAGCGCCGAGCCCGGCTCGCAGAGGATTCCACCGGGCGTACCCATCCCGGTTCCGACCACGGGCGATTTCCTCGGCGTCATCGGGAACGAAGCGGCCGCCCATCTGGTGACGGCGCTTGCGCAAGCGGCCAAGGGGCTCGTCCCGGAGCTGAAAACCGTTCCACTTCTGGTGCCGGGGCGAGGGGAGCAGCTTCCCGACAGCAGGCGCAGCGACCATGCGGCCTTCTGGGACGAGGACTATCCGGCTGTCATGCTCACCGACACGGCCGATTTCCGCAATCCCCACTACCACCGGCCCACGGATACCATCGAGACCTTGGACTTTGCCTTTATGGAGCTGGTGGTAGATTGTCTCGCGGCTGCAACGGTCCGGCTCGCAACCATCAAGGAGCAGCCTGCCCCATGA
- the argB gene encoding acetylglutamate kinase, whose protein sequence is MNKLIKKANVLIEALPYIRTFAGKTVVIKYGGKAMTDDQLKDGFAQDVVLMKYVGLNPVIVHGGGPQINQMLDHLGIEAKFRQGVRVTDRATMEVVEMVLGGKINKEIVNLLNQHGGRAVGLTGKDGGMIMAKPLTVKAWAESLGTEPDGEEDGDFGLVGEVQSVNPRLIEKLQQESFIPVIAPIGADRAGNTYNINADLVAGAIAAALKAEKLLVLTDVKGIRNAKGSHVSTLSRKDMQKMVKKGTISEGMLPKVQSCLAALDGGVQKAHIIDGRMPHAILLEIFTDRGIGTEIVS, encoded by the coding sequence ATGAACAAACTGATCAAGAAGGCCAATGTCCTGATCGAGGCCCTTCCCTACATCCGGACCTTCGCCGGCAAGACCGTCGTCATCAAGTATGGCGGCAAGGCCATGACGGACGACCAGCTCAAGGACGGCTTCGCGCAGGACGTGGTGCTGATGAAGTACGTGGGCCTCAATCCGGTGATCGTGCACGGGGGCGGCCCGCAGATCAATCAGATGCTGGACCACCTCGGCATCGAGGCCAAGTTCCGCCAGGGCGTGCGGGTCACCGACCGGGCCACGATGGAGGTCGTGGAGATGGTCCTGGGCGGAAAGATCAACAAGGAAATCGTCAACCTGCTGAACCAGCACGGCGGCCGGGCCGTCGGGCTGACCGGCAAGGACGGCGGCATGATCATGGCCAAGCCGCTTACGGTCAAGGCCTGGGCGGAAAGCCTCGGCACGGAGCCTGACGGAGAGGAAGACGGCGACTTCGGGCTCGTGGGCGAGGTCCAGTCGGTCAATCCGCGCCTGATCGAAAAGCTGCAACAGGAGAGCTTTATCCCCGTCATCGCCCCGATCGGCGCAGACCGCGCGGGAAACACCTACAATATCAACGCGGACCTGGTCGCCGGCGCCATCGCGGCGGCGCTCAAGGCGGAAAAACTGCTCGTGTTGACCGACGTGAAGGGCATCCGCAACGCCAAGGGCAGCCACGTGTCCACCCTGTCGCGCAAGGACATGCAGAAGATGGTGAAGAAGGGCACGATCAGCGAGGGCATGTTGCCGAAAGTCCAATCCTGCCTGGCCGCGCTGGACGGCGGGGTTCAAAAAGCCCACATCATCGACGGGCGCATGCCGCATGCGATCTTGCTGGAGATCTTCACCGATCGGGGGATCGGCACCGAGATCGTCTCCTAG
- the hslU gene encoding ATP-dependent protease ATPase subunit HslU, translating to MVELTHTQAGLDNLTPRQIVAELDRYVIGQRDAKRMVAIALRNRWRRQQLTPELRDEVIPKNIIMIGPTGVGKTEIARRLAKLAQAPFIKVEASKFTEVGYVGRDVESIIRDLTEQAVSLVKAAHQEQVQQKAEQQAEERLLDLLLPPPSAKASFGAPDDQGADGAPVNESYDATRSKLRLQLREGKLDHRSLELEVKERGLPIGVISNVGGMEELEGGLREMLGGLFPGKKKKRLMKVPDALKHLTQEEAQKLIDMDEVVRDAVAKVEETGIVFLDEIDKIAGREKMAGPDVSREGVQRDLLPIVEGSTVNTKYGPVRTDHILFIAAGAFHVAKPSDLIPELQGRFPIRVELTALTKDDLVRILTEPRGALITQYRALLDTEGVTVDFTKDGLEEIAATAVQVNDRTENIGARRLFTIMERLLEQVLFEAPDVVERAILIDAAYVKDRLREIAKAEDLSRFIL from the coding sequence ATGGTCGAGCTGACGCACACACAGGCGGGGCTGGATAACCTGACGCCGCGCCAGATCGTGGCCGAATTGGACCGCTACGTCATCGGCCAGCGGGACGCCAAGCGCATGGTGGCCATCGCCCTGCGCAATCGCTGGCGGCGGCAGCAGCTCACTCCCGAACTGCGGGACGAAGTCATTCCCAAGAACATCATCATGATCGGCCCGACCGGCGTGGGCAAGACCGAGATCGCGCGGCGCCTGGCCAAGCTGGCCCAGGCCCCGTTCATCAAGGTGGAAGCCTCGAAGTTCACCGAGGTCGGCTACGTCGGGCGCGACGTGGAGTCCATCATCCGCGATCTGACCGAACAGGCGGTGAGCCTTGTCAAGGCCGCGCATCAAGAGCAGGTGCAGCAGAAGGCCGAGCAGCAGGCGGAGGAGCGGTTACTGGATCTTCTCCTGCCGCCGCCGAGCGCCAAGGCTTCTTTCGGCGCGCCGGACGACCAGGGGGCCGACGGGGCCCCGGTGAATGAATCCTACGACGCCACCCGATCGAAGCTGCGTTTGCAGCTCCGCGAAGGCAAGCTGGACCATCGTTCCCTCGAGCTGGAGGTCAAGGAGCGGGGGCTGCCCATCGGCGTGATCTCCAACGTGGGCGGGATGGAGGAGCTGGAAGGCGGATTGCGCGAGATGCTGGGCGGGCTGTTTCCGGGGAAGAAAAAGAAACGCCTGATGAAGGTGCCCGATGCGTTGAAGCATCTGACGCAGGAGGAAGCCCAGAAGTTGATCGACATGGACGAGGTCGTGCGCGACGCCGTCGCCAAGGTGGAAGAAACCGGCATCGTGTTTCTGGACGAGATCGACAAGATCGCCGGACGGGAGAAGATGGCCGGCCCGGACGTGTCGCGCGAGGGGGTGCAGCGGGACCTGCTGCCGATCGTGGAGGGGTCCACCGTCAACACGAAATACGGCCCGGTCCGCACCGATCACATCCTGTTCATCGCGGCCGGGGCGTTTCACGTGGCCAAGCCATCGGATTTGATTCCGGAGCTCCAGGGCCGGTTTCCGATCCGGGTCGAGCTGACGGCCTTGACCAAAGACGATTTGGTCCGCATTCTGACCGAGCCGCGCGGCGCGCTCATCACCCAGTATCGGGCCTTGCTCGACACGGAGGGAGTGACCGTGGACTTTACCAAGGACGGACTAGAGGAGATTGCCGCCACCGCCGTCCAGGTGAACGACCGGACGGAAAACATCGGAGCCCGCCGGCTGTTCACGATTATGGAGCGGCTGCTGGAGCAGGTGTTGTTCGAGGCTCCCGACGTGGTCGAGCGAGCGATTCTGATCGATGCCGCTTATGTGAAGGACCGGCTGCGCGAGATCGCGAAGGCCGAGGATTTGAGCCGGTTTATTCTGTAA
- the hslV gene encoding ATP-dependent protease subunit HslV yields the protein MMKIRSTTILCVRRDRRVAMGSDGQVTVGTTVMKHNARKLRRLHHDQILAGFAGATADAFTLFEKFEAKLEEHRGNLTRAAVELAKDWRTDRVLRRLEALLAVADLEHSFVISGTGDVVEPEDGILAIGSGGPYALAAARALLRHSNLDARAVVEESMKIAGDIDIYTNQQLVMEELTP from the coding sequence ATCATGAAGATTCGCTCCACGACGATTCTCTGCGTCCGGCGGGACCGCCGCGTGGCCATGGGGTCGGACGGGCAGGTGACGGTCGGCACCACGGTCATGAAGCACAATGCGCGCAAGCTGCGCCGTCTGCACCACGATCAGATTCTGGCCGGCTTTGCCGGGGCGACGGCGGACGCCTTTACCCTGTTCGAGAAGTTCGAAGCCAAGCTGGAGGAGCATCGGGGCAACCTGACCCGCGCCGCGGTCGAGCTGGCGAAGGACTGGCGGACCGACCGGGTGCTCCGCCGGCTGGAAGCCCTGCTCGCGGTGGCGGATTTGGAGCATTCCTTCGTCATCTCCGGCACGGGGGACGTGGTGGAGCCGGAAGACGGCATTCTGGCGATCGGCTCCGGCGGTCCCTATGCCCTGGCTGCCGCGCGGGCCCTCCTCCGCCATTCGAACCTGGATGCGCGGGCGGTGGTCGAGGAGTCCATGAAGATCGCGGGCGACATCGACATCTACACGAACCAGCAACTGGTCATGGAAGAACTCACGCCGTGA
- a CDS encoding tyrosine recombinase XerC, translating to MEAAIRAFLTFLDVEQGASRETIRGYRSDLRQFLSFANEPRAALASPLAPDQVDPLLIRSYLAWLDRKGEKKSSLARKLAALRSCYRFLAREGLVGRNPAEEVRTPKQPQYLPRVLTKDDADALMELPEGNTLLSLRDRAILETLYSTGARVSELVGMNLEDLNMGDGLVRLRGKGRKERIVPIGEVAVESVKEYQASLPLKAVAGKPSAQLATPVFRNHRGGRLTARSVERIVGKYSSLLVSGRVSPHALRHSFATHLLDEGADLRAIQEMLGHASLGTTQKYTHLATDQLMAVYDRAHPRAKRPTGASDKGAAS from the coding sequence ATGGAAGCAGCGATCCGGGCTTTCCTGACGTTTCTCGACGTGGAGCAGGGCGCGTCCCGCGAAACGATTCGCGGCTACCGGTCGGACCTCCGCCAGTTCCTCTCGTTCGCGAACGAGCCCCGCGCCGCCTTGGCCTCCCCGCTTGCGCCGGACCAGGTGGACCCGCTGCTGATTCGGAGTTACCTGGCCTGGCTGGACCGCAAAGGCGAAAAGAAATCCTCGTTGGCGCGCAAGCTGGCGGCGCTGCGGAGCTGCTACCGGTTTTTGGCCCGAGAAGGCTTGGTCGGACGCAATCCGGCCGAGGAGGTCCGGACTCCGAAGCAGCCCCAATATCTGCCGCGGGTCCTGACCAAGGACGATGCCGACGCGCTGATGGAGTTGCCGGAGGGGAACACCCTTCTGTCCTTGCGGGACCGCGCGATTCTGGAAACGCTCTATTCGACGGGCGCCAGGGTGAGCGAACTCGTCGGGATGAATCTGGAGGACCTGAACATGGGCGACGGGCTGGTCCGGCTCAGGGGCAAAGGTCGCAAGGAGCGCATCGTGCCGATCGGCGAGGTGGCCGTCGAAAGCGTGAAGGAGTATCAGGCGAGCCTGCCGCTGAAGGCCGTTGCCGGCAAGCCCTCGGCGCAACTGGCGACCCCGGTGTTCCGCAACCATCGGGGCGGACGCCTGACGGCGCGCAGTGTCGAGCGGATCGTCGGCAAGTATTCCAGCCTGCTGGTCAGCGGCCGCGTCAGCCCGCACGCGCTCCGCCATTCGTTCGCCACGCATCTGCTGGATGAAGGGGCCGATTTGCGCGCCATTCAGGAGATGCTGGGCCATGCGTCGCTGGGCACGACGCAAAAGTATACGCATCTGGCGACGGATCAGTTGATGGCGGTCTACGACCGGGCCCACCCGCGGGCCAAGCGGCCGACCGGCGCATCGGACAAGGGCGCGGCATCATGA
- a CDS encoding methylenetetrahydrofolate--tRNA-(uracil(54)-C(5))-methyltransferase (FADH(2)-oxidizing) TrmFO — protein MRDDIVIIGGGLAGSEAAWQAANHGAKVTLYEMRPKESTQAHKTGYLAELVCSNSLGSTDILNAPGILKEEMRRLNSLVIRVADEVRVPAGSALAVDRDQFSQKITQVLESHPNVRILREEIKEIPTDCLCILATGPLTSDALANAIRELTHTKHLYFFDAISPIIDADSIDMDKVFRASRYDKGTADYLNCPMDEATYGAFYDAMIKAEKVQPKDFEKVPYFEGCIPIEVMAERGKQTMLFGPLKPVGLEDPKTGKRPHAVVQLRPENVHGTCYNMVGFQTKLTYPEQRRVFRMIPGLENAEFLRLGSLHRNTFINSPQLLQDTLQLKVRGTAFFAGQLVGVEGYTESAAMGGLAGINAARGLAGLPLVTPPPTTAHGSLLTYITTTDPRHFQPINTNFGLFPPLAGNIRDKEQKRRKIGQRALEDLEAWKQRSGLS, from the coding sequence ATGCGCGACGACATCGTCATCATCGGGGGTGGCCTGGCCGGGTCAGAGGCGGCCTGGCAGGCGGCCAATCATGGCGCCAAGGTCACGCTCTACGAAATGCGCCCCAAGGAGTCCACCCAGGCCCATAAGACCGGCTACCTGGCCGAACTGGTCTGCTCCAACTCGCTCGGCTCCACCGACATCCTGAACGCGCCCGGCATCCTCAAAGAGGAGATGCGCCGCCTCAATTCGCTCGTGATCCGGGTGGCGGACGAAGTCCGCGTGCCGGCCGGTTCGGCGCTGGCCGTGGATCGCGACCAGTTCTCGCAGAAAATCACCCAGGTGCTGGAAAGCCATCCGAACGTCCGGATTCTCCGCGAGGAGATCAAGGAGATTCCGACCGACTGCCTCTGCATCCTGGCGACGGGCCCGCTCACGTCGGATGCTCTGGCCAACGCCATCCGCGAGCTGACCCATACCAAGCACTTGTATTTTTTCGACGCGATCTCCCCGATCATCGACGCAGACTCCATCGACATGGACAAGGTCTTCCGCGCCTCGCGCTACGACAAGGGCACGGCGGATTACCTGAACTGCCCGATGGACGAGGCGACGTACGGGGCCTTCTACGACGCCATGATCAAGGCGGAAAAAGTCCAGCCCAAGGACTTCGAGAAAGTGCCCTATTTCGAAGGCTGCATCCCGATCGAAGTGATGGCGGAGCGGGGCAAGCAAACCATGTTGTTCGGCCCCTTGAAACCGGTGGGGCTGGAAGATCCCAAGACCGGCAAGCGGCCTCACGCGGTCGTGCAGTTGCGGCCGGAGAATGTCCATGGCACCTGCTATAACATGGTGGGATTTCAGACCAAGCTCACCTACCCGGAGCAGCGTCGGGTGTTCCGCATGATCCCAGGGCTGGAAAACGCCGAGTTTTTACGATTGGGCAGTTTGCACCGCAACACGTTCATCAATTCGCCCCAGCTTTTGCAGGACACGTTGCAGTTGAAGGTGCGGGGCACGGCCTTCTTCGCGGGCCAACTCGTGGGTGTAGAGGGCTATACCGAGTCGGCGGCCATGGGCGGGCTGGCCGGGATCAACGCGGCTCGTGGGCTGGCCGGACTGCCCTTGGTCACGCCTCCGCCCACGACGGCGCATGGGAGTTTGCTGACCTACATTACGACGACGGACCCCCGGCACTTTCAACCGATCAACACGAATTTCGGTCTGTTTCCACCCCTGGCCGGCAACATCCGGGACAAGGAGCAGAAGCGGCGGAAGATCGGCCAGCGTGCGCTGGAGGATCTCGAGGCATGGAAGCAGCGATCCGGGCTTTCCTGA
- a CDS encoding sel1 repeat family protein produces the protein MTLTLTIKADVNLAEVRKQLASRQVDSGVRDTVAAQQERLKRLEAQLEAIQQQRQEGQVSTETPSPQASDLSTEEIQRLKAQAAQGDAWAQVEIGYRYDLGDGVPQDLVKARQWYEKAATQGNASAQFNLGVLYAQGEGVPQDLVKARQWYEKAAAQGNASAQNNLGVLYDKGEGVPQDYATARQWYEKAAAQGDVSAQNSLGLMYSMGNGVPQDYAMARQWYEKAAAQGYASAQYNLGLLYDNGKGVPQDYAAARRWYEKAIAQGNASAKVNLGVLYENGDGVPQDYVRAYMWYSLGAAASTGEAQKRRADRRDQFARRLAPAQLAEAQQLARQCEARQFKGC, from the coding sequence ATGACGCTTACGCTGACGATCAAGGCAGATGTGAATTTGGCGGAGGTGCGGAAGCAACTCGCCTCGCGCCAGGTTGATTCCGGGGTGCGGGATACGGTGGCAGCCCAACAGGAGCGTCTGAAACGTCTGGAAGCCCAGTTGGAGGCGATACAGCAACAACGGCAGGAGGGACAAGTTTCTACAGAGACGCCTTCGCCCCAAGCCAGTGACCTCTCGACCGAAGAGATCCAAAGGCTGAAGGCGCAGGCAGCCCAGGGCGATGCTTGGGCACAGGTTGAAATAGGGTATCGCTATGACTTGGGAGACGGCGTACCGCAGGATCTCGTGAAGGCACGGCAGTGGTATGAGAAAGCTGCCACACAGGGGAACGCGTCGGCGCAGTTCAACCTCGGGGTGCTGTATGCCCAGGGGGAGGGCGTGCCGCAGGATCTTGTGAAGGCACGGCAGTGGTATGAGAAAGCCGCCGCACAGGGGAACGCGAGTGCACAGAACAACCTCGGGGTGTTGTATGACAAGGGAGAGGGCGTGCCGCAAGATTATGCGACGGCACGGCAGTGGTACGAGAAAGCCGCTGCGCAGGGAGATGTGTCGGCGCAGAACAGCCTTGGGTTGATGTATAGCATGGGAAACGGCGTGCCGCAGGATTACGCGATGGCGCGGCAGTGGTACGAAAAAGCCGCTGCGCAGGGGTACGCATCGGCGCAGTACAATCTCGGGTTGCTGTATGACAATGGAAAGGGCGTGCCGCAGGATTACGCGGCAGCGCGGCGGTGGTACGAAAAAGCCATCGCGCAGGGGAACGCATCGGCGAAAGTCAACCTCGGGGTACTGTATGAAAACGGCGATGGCGTTCCGCAGGACTATGTGCGGGCGTACATGTGGTACAGCCTCGGGGCAGCAGCCTCGACAGGCGAAGCTCAGAAGCGCCGAGCAGACAGGCGAGATCAATTCGCTCGTCGTCTGGCTCCCGCGCAACTGGCTGAAGCCCAGCAACTCGCGCGACAGTGTGAGGCACGGCAATTCAAGGGCTGCTGA
- a CDS encoding carboxymethylenebutenolidase, translating into MDKTYSASELAMIKLLEKHVNAELQGDLETTMATMADNPHLLNIANMMGGNGYEGVRSFYKNHLVGKFFPPDVTMNRVSLTVGTNQIVEELVITFTHTTVIDWLLPEVAPTGKKVEVAVVVIAGIQDGKITHEHIYWDQASVLVQVGLLDPKSLPVCGSESARRLLDASVPNRTLKKRS; encoded by the coding sequence ATGGACAAGACCTATTCGGCATCCGAGCTCGCCATGATCAAGCTTCTCGAGAAGCACGTCAATGCCGAACTCCAAGGCGACTTGGAGACCACGATGGCAACTATGGCCGACAATCCTCACCTCCTCAATATCGCCAACATGATGGGCGGAAACGGATACGAGGGGGTCAGAAGCTTTTACAAGAATCATCTCGTCGGCAAATTCTTTCCACCTGACGTAACCATGAATCGCGTGTCCCTCACCGTTGGGACGAATCAAATCGTAGAAGAATTGGTCATAACGTTTACGCACACGACGGTGATTGATTGGTTACTCCCGGAGGTGGCCCCAACGGGCAAGAAGGTGGAAGTCGCCGTCGTCGTCATCGCCGGCATTCAGGACGGCAAGATCACGCATGAGCATATCTATTGGGATCAGGCGAGCGTGTTAGTCCAGGTGGGCTTACTGGACCCAAAGAGTTTGCCCGTATGTGGTTCTGAGAGTGCCAGAAGACTACTGGATGCATCAGTGCCAAACAGAACTCTAAAGAAACGCTCATAA
- a CDS encoding tetratricopeptide repeat protein, producing MAHRTWSTRPVFMKPPFPHIPHRLGIASRGLAGCTLALSLLVSGCAEEFEHRELPPSASDLVLMKSAHVCGPKAEFLKTHQALPIQTVPWGGGEELRIPAAKSESHAEESYFFNEEGLSVGVLFTFPSGLDLKPYPVLRMTLEALKPDVEFYMSLAQAPSRADLDFSTLYKTGDEKSTTQYITMGPPDTASLLMASVSIDTYESLLSPYRKEFLSRVAMSSKGKGGAKADVRGAEDKEPFASLQQFARGETAQLAYCGPSDPAVAVTAYGKAIAGGFSDKAMLSEAHHKLGLALKRQGQLDKARDAMQQSLTVYPNRPEVLNNLGDVYRAQGDQKKALEAFQRAVTLRPNYPIARFNLAQAYETINQRRAVTEYETYLALGEGIPEEAERVMQVKKRVAELKKR from the coding sequence ATGGCCCACCGGACCTGGTCCACCCGACCAGTCTTCATGAAGCCTCCTTTTCCTCACATTCCTCACAGGCTCGGAATCGCATCCCGAGGGTTGGCCGGCTGCACCCTGGCACTGAGCCTGCTGGTCAGCGGGTGCGCTGAGGAATTTGAGCACCGTGAATTGCCTCCCTCGGCCAGCGATCTGGTCCTGATGAAATCCGCGCACGTTTGTGGACCAAAGGCCGAGTTCTTGAAAACCCACCAGGCGCTTCCGATCCAGACCGTCCCTTGGGGCGGGGGGGAAGAGCTGCGCATCCCGGCCGCCAAAAGCGAATCCCATGCGGAGGAATCCTACTTCTTCAATGAAGAAGGGCTCTCGGTGGGCGTCTTGTTTACCTTCCCCAGCGGCCTCGACTTGAAGCCCTACCCCGTGCTCCGCATGACCCTGGAAGCCTTGAAGCCAGACGTAGAATTTTATATGAGTCTGGCCCAGGCGCCGAGCCGCGCCGATCTCGACTTCAGCACGCTCTACAAGACCGGCGATGAAAAAAGCACGACCCAGTACATCACGATGGGCCCGCCCGATACGGCCAGCCTGCTGATGGCCTCGGTCTCGATCGACACCTACGAAAGTCTATTGAGCCCCTACCGGAAGGAGTTTCTCAGCCGCGTCGCCATGAGCAGCAAGGGGAAGGGGGGGGCCAAAGCGGACGTCCGGGGCGCAGAGGATAAGGAACCCTTCGCGTCGTTACAGCAGTTTGCGCGGGGGGAAACGGCCCAACTGGCCTATTGCGGGCCCAGCGATCCGGCGGTCGCCGTCACCGCCTACGGGAAAGCCATCGCCGGCGGCTTCTCGGACAAGGCGATGCTGTCGGAGGCCCATCACAAGCTGGGGCTGGCGTTGAAGCGGCAGGGCCAACTGGACAAGGCGCGCGACGCGATGCAACAGTCGCTCACGGTCTATCCCAACAGGCCGGAGGTGCTCAACAACCTCGGCGACGTGTACCGGGCCCAGGGCGACCAGAAAAAGGCCCTCGAAGCGTTCCAACGAGCCGTCACGCTCCGCCCGAACTATCCCATCGCGCGGTTCAACTTGGCCCAGGCGTATGAAACGATCAATCAGCGGCGGGCCGTCACCGAGTATGAAACGTACCTGGCGTTGGGAGAAGGGATTCCCGAGGAGGCCGAACGGGTCATGCAGGTCAAGAAACGCGTGGCGGAGTTGAAGAAACGCTGA
- a CDS encoding RNA polymerase-binding protein DksA: MPTRRTSKPVKKRAAPKRAAKSAAKVPKARRPAPSARKAAPKSAPKRPAKKTAKPAGKYPDIRRDLQRQRAALLREAGVALTNRAEFETFPDLSDQASAEMDQNFLLRLKDRERKLIKKIDEALDRMSHNVYGICESCGGDIPYKRLKARPVTTLCIDCKTLQEQEELIRR; this comes from the coding sequence ATGCCTACACGTCGAACCTCCAAACCGGTGAAGAAACGAGCCGCGCCCAAACGCGCGGCGAAGTCCGCTGCCAAGGTGCCCAAGGCTCGTCGGCCAGCCCCGTCCGCCCGCAAGGCCGCTCCGAAGAGCGCTCCGAAACGCCCCGCGAAGAAAACCGCCAAACCGGCGGGGAAATATCCCGATATCCGCCGGGACCTCCAACGACAACGGGCCGCGCTGCTGCGAGAAGCGGGGGTGGCCCTGACGAATCGGGCCGAATTCGAGACTTTCCCGGACCTCAGCGACCAAGCCTCGGCAGAAATGGATCAGAACTTTTTGTTGCGGTTGAAGGATCGCGAACGGAAGCTGATCAAGAAGATCGACGAGGCGCTCGATCGGATGTCCCACAACGTCTACGGCATCTGCGAGAGCTGCGGGGGGGACATCCCTTACAAGCGGCTGAAAGCGCGTCCCGTCACGACGCTCTGCATCGACTGCAAGACGCTCCAGGAACAGGAAGAACTGATCCGTCGGTAG
- the recR gene encoding recombination protein RecR has translation MAMDQQGLLARLIRELVRLPGIGQKTAQRLAFHILKTDQEEALRLADAIHAVKEGLAFCRQCRNIAEGELCEFCLDPKRDSTKILVVEEPSTLYAIERSGGFRGLYHVLLGSLSPLDGVGPSDIRAQELADRLKAGGVQEVILATNPTIEGEATAIYLTRLIKPFGVKVSRIAYGIPVGMDIEYADEVTLIKSLEGRRDL, from the coding sequence ATGGCGATGGATCAACAGGGGCTCCTCGCCCGACTCATCCGCGAACTGGTCCGGCTGCCGGGCATCGGCCAGAAGACCGCCCAGCGGCTGGCGTTTCACATTCTGAAGACGGATCAGGAAGAAGCCCTGCGTCTGGCCGATGCGATCCATGCCGTCAAGGAAGGGTTGGCCTTCTGCCGCCAGTGCCGGAACATCGCCGAGGGGGAGCTGTGCGAGTTTTGCCTCGACCCCAAGCGGGACAGTACGAAGATTCTCGTGGTGGAGGAGCCGAGCACCCTCTATGCGATCGAGCGGAGCGGCGGATTCCGCGGCCTGTATCATGTCCTGCTGGGGTCGCTCTCGCCCTTGGACGGGGTCGGTCCTTCCGACATCCGGGCGCAGGAGTTGGCGGACCGGCTGAAGGCCGGCGGCGTGCAGGAAGTGATCCTGGCGACCAACCCGACGATCGAGGGCGAAGCCACGGCCATCTACCTCACCAGGCTGATCAAACCGTTCGGCGTGAAGGTCTCCCGCATCGCCTACGGGATTCCCGTGGGGATGGACATCGAATATGCGGACGAAGTGACGCTGATCAAGTCCCTCGAAGGGCGGCGGGATTTGTAA
- a CDS encoding YbaB/EbfC family nucleoid-associated protein, translating into MSKNPFGNIGNIMKQAQAMQAQMAKIQEQAAARQVSGTAGGGMVTVTANGAMDIVAVKIDPEVVKSGDVEMLQDLVLAAANDALHKSRDMMAEEMKAVTGGLNIPGLM; encoded by the coding sequence ATGAGCAAAAACCCGTTCGGCAATATCGGCAACATTATGAAACAGGCCCAGGCCATGCAGGCGCAGATGGCCAAGATTCAGGAGCAGGCGGCGGCCAGGCAGGTCAGCGGGACCGCGGGCGGCGGGATGGTCACCGTGACGGCCAACGGGGCCATGGACATCGTGGCCGTCAAGATCGATCCGGAGGTGGTGAAATCCGGAGACGTCGAGATGTTGCAGGACCTGGTCCTTGCCGCGGCGAACGATGCGCTGCACAAGTCTCGGGACATGATGGCCGAAGAGATGAAAGCGGTCACCGGCGGACTGAACATCCCGGGGCTGATGTAA